The Cervus canadensis isolate Bull #8, Minnesota chromosome X, ASM1932006v1, whole genome shotgun sequence genome contains a region encoding:
- the LOC122434340 gene encoding extracellular matrix protein 2-like isoform X1, whose translation MKRVLLPVLALWVGCCPGGALAKQVLGPKGPGAQPTPTGMPTLQPPPPSASGPPDGQVRPMLRNGSPDRPGDGQLDRPWLRPASKEGAPRAPTWTTAPRWKVLARPRLTQRKSTQPAAWEHKQGHNHGAGTVQVHPQATGTTRPGAARTPRAQEGAMADKKGQGAPQQPRPADWHEKKDHSQGEGGSNTSGTTGHGRKRPGSRRGQSPGPIGPGTPERVMPSLPASCLLAQAAIACGNVKMKRVPVLSDPGLTMLYLAENEIAKIPAHTFLGLPNLEWLDLSKNKLDALGLHPHAFKNLTRLKRLNLDGNSLSTVPTLPTSLQELKLNDNHLQGLEHSSFWGLSQLLTLEVEGNRLHDGNISPLAFQPLRSLLYLRLDRNQLRTIPPGLPASLQELHLGTNIIEEVREGTLNHSCSLSVLVLSNNRLQEDRLAPRAWIDLPKLEALDLSYNRLVHVPSFLPRGLRHLMLHHNRIERIPGYVFAHMKPGLETLHLAHNSLREDGIHGVSFLGLQASLAELLLDHNQLQAIPRGLLGLRALQVLRLSHNKIRHVPLNSICDTRVAQDSNLISTHLENNLIDRRRIPPTAFSCIRAYHSVVLEPQQKEGESA comes from the exons GCTCAGGAACGGGAGCCCAGACAGGCCTGGTGACGGGCAGCTGGACAGGCCATGGCTGCGGCCTGCCTCCAAGGAGGGGGCCCCCAGAGCCCCTACCTGGACCACAGCCCCTCGCTGGAAGGTCCTCGCCAGACCCAGGCTGACCCAGAGGAAGTCGACACAGCCAGCAGCCTGGGAGCACAAACAGGGCCACAACCATGGGGCCGGCACTGTACAGGTCCACCCCCAGGCCACAGGTACAACAAGGCCTGGGGCAGCAAGGACCCCCCGAGCCCAAGAGGGTGCCATGGCTGACAAGAAGGGCCAGG GGGCCCCCCAGCAACCCAGGCCAGCAGACTGGCATGAGAAGAAGGATCATAGCCAAGGTGAAGGGGGCAGCAACACCTCGGGGACCACAGGTCATGGGCGGAAAAGACCTGGAAGCAGGAGAGGGCAGAGCCCTGGGCCTATAGGCCCAGGCACTCCAGAGCGGGTCATGCCTTCCCTgccagcctcctgcctcctggcccAGGCGGCCATCGCCTGCGGCAACGTCAAGATGAAACGTGTCCCTGTCCTGTCCGACCCCGGCCTGACCATGCTTTACCTAGCAG AGAACGAAATTGCCAAGATCCCAGCCCACACGTTCCTGGGACTACCTAATCTGGAGTGGCTCGACTTGAGCAAGAATAAGCTGGATGCCCTTGGCCTGCACCCCCACGCCTTCAAG AATCTGACGCGGCTGAAGCGGCTGAACCTGGATGGGAACTCACTGTCCACAGTGCCAACCTTGCCCACCTCGTTGCAGGAGCTCAAACTCAATGACAACCATCTTCAGGGCCTGGAGCACAGCAGCTTCTGGG GTCTCAGCCAGCTGCTGACACTGGAGGTAGAAGGGAACCGGCTACATGACGGAAACATCTCCCCCCTGGCCTTCCAGCCCTTGCGCAGCCTGCTGTACCTGAGGCTGGACCGGAACCAGCTTCGAACCATCCCGCCCGGCCTGCCAGCCTCCCTGCAG GAGCTGCACTTGGGCACAAACATCATCGAGGAGGTGAGAGAGGGCACACTGAACCACAGCTGCAGCCTCAGTGTTCTGGTTCTCAGCAACAACCGGCTCCAGGAGGACCGACTGGCACCCCGTGCTTGGATCGATCTTCC GAAGCTGGAGGCCCTCGACCTGTCCTACAACCGGCTGGTGCACgtgccctccttcctgccccggGGCCTCCGCCACCTGATGCTGCACCACAACCGCATCGAGCGCATCCCCGGCTACGTGTTTGCGCACATGAAGCCCGGCCTGGAGACCCTGCACCTGGCCCACAACAGCCTGCGCGAGGATGGCATCCACGGCGTGTCCTTCCTGGGCCTGCAGGCCTCCCTGGCCGAGCTGCTCCTGGACCACAACCAGCTGCAGGCCATCCCAAGGGGTCTCCTGGGCCTCCGGGCACTGCAGGTGCTACGTCTGAGCCACAACAAGATCAG ACATGTGCCCCTGAATTCCATCTGTGACACACGTGTGGCCCAGGACTCCAACCTCATCTCCACGCACCTGGAGAACAACCTTATTGACCGGCGCCGCATCCCACCCACTGCCTTCTCCTGCATCCGGGCCTACCATAGCGTGGTCCTCGAACCCCAGCAAAAGGAAGGGGAGTCTGCCTAG